In bacterium, the DNA window TGAAATGTCGGCACAGGCAGCTCTTCCGGCGGAATTACGGGCGGTCGATAGTTTTCGGAAGCAGGATCGAGCGGGTTGTCGTGCGGGGCCGAGCAGGCCAACAGCAGTCCAAAGCAGGATATAAGTAAATATATTTTATAATTTTGAATCATAATCGATCGTTGCTGAGGTTGCTCTGGTAAGCTCAACCGGTGATGTTCTTCCTTTTGGAGCTTAGACACGGTAGTTCGCAGGAAGGTTGAATCGACCATGCGCACATGTGCACTTGGTGCGCATTTCCCTCATAATATAGCCAATTCTTACAAAACATGCGCCGCTTTGCTGCTTGCCTGAAGCAGGCCCCGATTCTCATACTGCAAATGAGTTCTATCAGGCAAATTCCTGAGCTATCGAGAAGATGAATGACAAGCAAGATATTCACAAAACGACACAATTGCTCCTTACAACAAACAATCTCCATTTCTTGTGACAAAGTCGCTTTAGGAACGAATTCCACAACGCTCAAATCAGACCAAGGAGGGCCAATTCTAAACTTCTGCTATGTTCAAATTGCGCTTTCGCAGGCGCTTGATTTTCCTTGCTTGCCGAACACTCCATCACGCGCAAGCGATTCGCGGAAGTTTGCAGACTCTCTTTTGCATGTGTATATTAATAGATATCAATCATTGCTGGAAACCGCGCGACGGGCAAGTAGAAATGTTTTGAGTCCGTCGAGCGCAGCATAGACCGGAGGCTGCATGTCTGAACCAACAACTCCCAGTGTGGAGATCGCTCCTCATCTGTGCAAAGCCTGTTTGCGCTGTATCGAGGTTTGCAAACCGGGCGTCATCGAGACGAATCTCGAACGCGCGTTTAATGAGTTAGGTTATCAGTGGGTAGAGTATAAGGGAGACGGCTGCACGGGCTGCGGCGCATGCTTCTACGCATGCCCCGAGCCGGGCGCGATCATTGTATTCAAGAAAGGCAGTGCGGCCTGAGCCAAAGGAAAGAGTATGGAATTAATCAAAGCAAACGAAGCGGTTGTCAAGGCCGCGATTCTGGCAGGATGCACGCAGTACTACGGTTATCCGATTACTCCTGCATCAGAAGTGGCGATGGCCGCTGCCAAATATCTGCCTAAGATCGGTGGAACGTTTTTGCAGGCAGAGTCGGAAGTCGCCGCAATTAATATGGTATATGGAGCGGCTGGTGCCGGCGCTCGGGTCATGACGGCATCATCCGGCCCGGGTATTTCGCTAAAGCAAGAAGGCATCTCCTATATCGCTGCGGCGGAGTTACCTTGTGTGATCGTGGACGTCATGCGCGCCGGACCGGGTTTAGGAAATATCTGGCCGGAGCAAGGTGACTACATGCAGGTCGTTCACGGAGGCGGACATGGCAACTACAAGACGCTGGTGTTCCTGCCGAACTGCGCTCAGGAAATGGCGGATCTTACGATTCTGGCTTTCGAACTTGCCGACAAATATCGGATTCCCGCCTACATCCTGACCGATGCTTACATCGGGCAGATGATGGAGCCCGTTGAGTTCCCGACGAAGACAGTGCATCCGCCGCGCAAAGACTGGGCGCTCTATGCCGACCATGAGTCCAAGGAGCACCTAATCTCTTCAATTCACATGAGCACCGAAGACCTTGAAAAGCATAACCTGCATTTGCAGGCGAAGTATGCCGAAATCGAGGCCAATGAAGTCCGCTATCAGGAAATCGAAGTGGACGATGCCGAGTTGGTCATGATTGGCTACGGGTTCATTTCGAGACTCCTGCAATCCGTGCTCGAAACGCTGCGCGAAGAAGGACACAAGGTCGGATTGCTCAGGCCAATAACCGCGTTCCCTTTCCCCTCCGTCCGTATTGAAGAGCTTGCGGACCGAGGAAAGGCTTTTCTCAATGTTGAATTGTCCAACGGGCAGATGCTCCGCGATGTGCAACTGGCAGTGGGCAGAAAGACGCCGGTTCATTTCTATAACCGTATGGGCGGAATGGTTCCGTCAGTCGAAGAGCTGACGAACGTTGCGCGCCGATACTTGACGAAGTAGGAGGATAGCGATGTCGCAACAAGTTCTGGAAAAACCCCATTCCTTCTACGATAAGTTTGAGCGCAAGGGAGGACCGCAGAAGACCACGCACTACTGTCCGGGCTGCGGTCACGGCAATGTGCACAAACTGATTGCCGAAACCATTGATGAAATGGGACTCGCGGACAACACGGTATTCGTGTCTCCCGTAGGCTGCTCAGTCTTTGCATATTACTACTTTGATGTCGGCAACATTCAGGCCGCACATGGCCGGGCTCCTGCGGTCGGCACCGGAGTCAAGCGTACGCGCCACAATTCCATCGTCATCTCGTATCAGGGTGACGGTGACCTCGCTTCCATCGGCACCGCTGAGATTATTCATGCGGCAAATCGCGGCGAGCAGATGACTGTGTTCTTCATCAACAACGGCATCTACGGAATGACCGGCGGTCAAATGGCTGCGACCAGTCTGTTGGGTCAGAAGACCGCAACGACACCGTATGGCAGAACAGTGGAAAATGAGGGCTACCCAATCCACATGGCCGAAGTCATTGCCACGCTCGAAGCGCCCGTGTTCGTGGCCCGCACGCATCTCGCCGACTTGAAAGGCATCATGAACACGCGCAAGTGCGTCCGCAAGGCGGTTGAAGCACAGGTTAAGGGGAAAGGATTCACGTTTGTCGAGATTCTCTCTCCCTGCCCGACCGGCTGGAAGATGGACACGCAGACGGCATGCGAGTATATCCTGTCGCAAATGCTGCCGGTGTTCCCTGACAAGGTCTTCAAGGATGTCATCGCCGAACGCGAAAGTTATTTCAGAGAGAACATCGAGCTTACGGATGAACAAATCCTCGAGACGCTGGAACTCGGGCAACTTGGCGAGCCGTTTCCCTATGTCAAGGATTTTGTCGAGAATTTCCCGACTACGAAGTTCAAGTTCGCGGGTTTTGGCGGACAAGGCGTCTTGACAGCGGGCGCGATTCTGGCCGCCCTCGGCATGCAGGAACATCTTAAGGTTTCGTGGATTCCGTCTTATGGACCGGAAATGCGTGGCGGGACCGCGAATGCTTCTGTGGTCTTATCGACGAAACCGGTCGGCTCGCCGATGGTGGTGAAGCCGGATGTGCTGGCGGTCATGAATGACCCCTCAATGGACGCCTTTGAAGCTACGGTGCGACCCGGCGGGTTGATGATTGTGAACAACACAATCATTTCACGAAAGGCCAAACGCACCGACATCGATGTGCTCTATATGCCTTTGACTGGTATCGCGGATGAACTGGGGCTGAAAGCCTCCGCAAACATGGTGCTGCTCGGCGCCTATCTCGAATACAGCAAGCTCTTGCCGGTTGAGCATCTCAAGCAGATTGTTCCCAAGGGACTGAAACGCAAACAGCTGGGCGAGCAGAACATTGTCGCCGTCGAAGCGGGCGCAAAGTGGATTCGCGACAACGTCAAGCGCAAAGTTGCGGAACCCGCGCTGGCATAGAGAGAATCATCGTCAGTTATGTAAAAGGGCTTGCCGTTCGGCAAGCCCTTTCGATTGATACGTATCTCTATAGTGTCAGTGCCGCGCGTCCACCGCCGCGTAGGCCGCCATCTGCACGATATCGTTGACGGCGCAATCAGGCTGGAGAATGTGTACCGCATGACTCATTCCCATCAAGATTGGGCCGATCGCCGTTGCTCCGCTCAACTCGGTCAACAGCCTGAAGGCAATGTTGCCACTGTTCAGATCGGGGAAGATAAGTACGTTGGCCGCTCCGCCCTTCAATGTGGAGAACGGGTAGAGAGTCTGAATGATTGATTCATCCAGCGCCGTATCCGCCTGCATCTCCCCATCGATAACGATGTCCGGTCGCAGCTTCCTCACGATACGCACGGCTTCCGCAACTTTGCGTGAGGCCTCATGCGGAACATTGCCGAAGTCTGAGAAGCTCAGCATTGCGACGCGCGGCTCACTCTTGAAGTTCGCACGCACAGTGTCCGCCGACAATATCGCGATTTCGGCAAGGTCTTCCGCCGTTTTCAGCTCGACATTGACTCCAACATCGGCCAGATACAGGTTTCTGTTCTTGAAGACCAGCGCATACATCGCAGCGACATGATTAACACCGGGCTTCTTCGGCAGGACTTGCAGCGCCGGACGCACGGTGTCCGAGTAGTGCTGCGAGATACCCGCGACCAAAGCGTCCGCGCGGCCTTCACGGAGCAGCATCGGTCCAAGATAATTGGGATTCCGAACCAGCTTGCGAGCTTCCATCAGCGTCATCCCCTTCCGCCTGCGCAAATCCCAGAGCTTCCCGGCAAGATTTTCGACTTCGGGGAACGTCATGCGCTGGGGATCCAAGATCTCCATTTCAGCGAGGCTGATCCCCAATTCCTTCGCATGTTCATGGATGACATCACGATCACCAATCAAGAGCGGATAGCCGATTCCTTCCTTGACAATCAAACCTGCGGCCCGCAACACCTTGGGGTGACTGCCTTCCGGCAAAACAATTCGCTTGCGATTGAGTCGCGCCTGATCGATAAAGATGCGCGTGACGTGCCGGCCGCTCCCGAGCAACTTCTCGAGATGATTGTGATACGCGGCGAAATCCTTGATGGGTTTCCGTGCAACACCGGATTCTCCCGCTGCGCGGGCCACCGCAACTGCGACGCGCAAAAGCACCCGGTGATCCATCGGCTTCGGAATCACGTACTCGCGTCCGAAGTGCAGATAGTCGAGGCCGTAGGCCGCACTTACGTAGTCGGGAACATCTTCCATAGCAAGCTCAGCCAGTGCGCGCGACGCCGCCATCTTCATCTCTTCGTTGATTTGCGTGGCGTGGCAATCGAGTGCTCCGCGGAAGATTGCGGGGAATCCGAGCACATTGTTGATCTGATTCGGGAAGTCGCTGCGGCCTGTGCAGACAATCGCATCGGGGCACGCTTCTTTGGCATCGCGATAGGCAATCTCAGGATCGGGATTAGCGAGCGCGAAGATGATTGGCTGCTTTGCCATCGACTTTACCATCTCTGGCTTGACTACACCTCCGACGGAACAGCCGATGAACACGTCCGCGCCGACCATCGCTTCGGCCAGCGTGTTTGCCGAGGTTTCGCGGGCGAAAGCCGCCTTGTAGGGATTGTAGCGCTTATGTCCTTCGGCCATGTCCTCGCGGTCAAGGCGCAGTGTTCCCTTCGTATCGCACATCAATATGTTCGCAGGATTCACACCCAGCGATATATACATCTTCGCGCAGGCGATAGCCGAGGCTCCTGCGCCGTTTACGACGACCTTGACCTGCTTGATATCCTTCTCGACCAGCTTCAGAGCGTTGAGCAGGCCCGCACCCGAAATGATTGCCGTGCCGTGCTGATCATCGTGGAAGACGGGGATTCCCATCGTCTTCTTGAGGGTTTCTTCGATATAGAAACACGCGGGCGCAGCAATATCCTCAAGGTTTATTGCGCCGAAAGTCGGTTCAAGCAGCTGGCAGGCTCGAATGACTTCCTCTGGATCTTCGCTGTTGATTTCGATGTCGAAGACATCGACCGCAGCGAATCGTTTGAACAATACTCCTTTGCCTTCCATGACCGGCTTGCCCGCCAGCGCTCCAATGTTTCCAAGCCCGAGCACGGCCGTTCCGTTTGAGACAACCGCAACGAGATTCTGCCGCGCCGTGTACTCCGATACGAGCTCTGGATTCTTCTCGATTCTCAAACACGGTTCGGCAACTCCCGGACTGTAGGCAAGCGACAGATCATATTGCGTTTCGACCGGTTTGGTCGGTATGACTTCAATCTTCCCCTTCGGTTCTCGACTATGATATTCGAGGGCATCTTCTGCTAATGACATCTTTCCTTACTCCTGAATTTCAAGCAACAGTGCTTGTGAAATTTTTCATTAATATACGATTTGGCCCCGTAGGATGCTCGTTTCAGCACCTTAATTGCGCTGTTTACGCAACTATTTGTCGCATTGTCACATTTCAGACGAGAAATTTGCCCGAGGGCTTGACAAGCTTGACTGCAATTTGTATATTCAAATATTCAATTGATTAATTGAGACAAGAAATGACACATTTTGATCGTCTGCGCGACAACCTAAGTTCAGAATTCTCCAAAATTGGCAGAGTCCTCTCCAGCCCTAAGCGAATTGAAATCATTGAGTTGCTGTTCCAGTGTCCCAAGAGCGTCGAGACACTTGCCGAGAATACCGGAATGAGTCTCGCCAATACTTCCCAGCATCTACAAGTGCTGAGAGGCGCCGGAATGGTCGAGGCCCAAAGGAGCGGCACCTACATGATTTATCAGCTCGCGAGTCCGCTCGTCCATGAGTTGGTCAGTATGGTTCGACAGGTCGCCGAGACGCACCTTGCCGATGTGGACAGAGCGCTCGCCAAAATCAGAGAAGGCACGACAGACCTCGAGAATATCGATCGCACACAGTTGATGCAGCGCGCCAAGGAGGGCAAGGTTATCGTCTTGGATGTCCGCCCGCAGGACGAATATAATGCCGCCCATCTGCCATTTGCGGTGTCAATCCCGCTCGCAAAACTTGAGAAGCAGTTGGCGACTCTGCCGCGCGACCAGCAAATCGTCGCCTATTGCCGGGGACCATATTGTCTGCTGGCCGGCGAAGCCGTTCGCCTGCTCAAGCACAAGGGTTTCAAAGCAACTCACATTCGTGATGGAGTCGGCGAGTGGAAAGCACATGGACTCCCTTTGGAAACAGGCTCCGAAAAAGGGTCCGAAAAGTAAACCTTCTAAACTAAGAATAGAAAAGAATCATGGGACTGATTGAAAAGCTCTTCGGAAGTTCGAAGGGCGTAAAACCGCTTGAAACAAGCGATGAGACGTTTGAGACAGATGTATTGAACTCTGACCTGCCGGTGATGCTCGACCTCTGGTCGCCGGGCTGCATGCCCTGCCAGGTTCTGGGCGGAATGCTCAGGGAACTTGCACCCGAGTATGCGGATCGAGTCAAAATCCTCAAGCTGAATGTCTCGCAGAATATGCAGACAGCTATGAAATTTCAGGTGCGCGGGGTTCCGACAGTGCTGTTCTTTAAGAAAGGCAAAGTCGTTGACCAGATGGTGGGACTTGCTCCCATGGATGTTCTGCGTCAGCGACTTGATCGTCTGGCGGCCTAAGCCGGAGAATCATTAGCACACACTCTCACACGACCTCTTTTGTATGCGACGACTTCTCTTTTCACTGGCATTGCTCTCCGCACTGATCATGCTGGTGATAAACATACTGCCGGAACCGGGCGGCGAACGCACTCCGCATGAGATACTGCGAGCAAAACACTCGGTAACGCGCAAGCCATCCGTTGATCACGCGAAGTTCTCCGTGCTGGACGGACCCTTCGAAAATCCTCAAGACGTCACCCGTGTCTGCATCTCCTGCCACACGGAACGGCACATTGAGGTGATGCAATCCTCACACTGGAACTGGGAACGCATCGAATACATCGAAGGTAAAGGCATCCGCAAAGTTGGTAAGAAGAACATCCTGAATAACTACTGTATCGGGATTTCCGGAAACGAGCAGGCATGCAACCGCTGTCATATCGGATACGGTTACGGCGATGCTTCGTTCGACTTCAAGAATCCCTACAATGTGGATTGTCTGGCCTGTCACGACCAAAGCAATCTCTACATGAAGGCCGGCGCCGGAATGCCTGACCCGAATGTGGACCTTGCAAAAGTGGCAAAAGACGTCGGGGCGCCGACGCGCACCAACTGCGGAACCTGCCACTTCTTCGGTGGCGGCGGCAATAACGTGAAGCACGGTGATCTTGAGATGGCGCTGTTCGAGCCGTCGCGTGAAATGGATGTGCATATGGCAGTCGACGGCGTGAATATGCAGTGTGTGGCCTGTCATACTGCGGAACAGCACCAAATGCTGGGTAAGCTGTATTCCGTATCTTCAATGAATCGCGACCGTGTTTCATGTGAAACATGCCACGGCGGTCTGCCGCACGCAGACAAGGTTTTGAATAATCACACGCTTAAAGTCTCCTGCCAGACCTGCCACATTCCAACCTACGCAAAAGACCATCCGACAAAACTGCAATGGGATTGGTCCACGGCCGGCCAGCTGCAAGACGGCAAACCATTCAGTCAGGTGGATGACCAGTTAGGTGTCGAAACCTACATGTCCACCAAGGGTTCATTTGTCTGGGGCAAGAACATCAAACCTGAATATGCATGGTTTAACGGCACGGCTTCGCATTACTTGCTCGGGGATACTTTTGATCCGGCGGATACGCTGCAGATGAATTCGCTCCGCGGTTCGTACGACGATCCCGACGCGAAAGTTGTTCCCGTCAAGATACATCGCGCGAAGCAGATCTACGACGTAGAACATAACTACCTGATTCAGCCGAAGACTGTCACAAATCATCCCGGAGACAGCGCGTTCTGGAGAGAGTTTGACTGGCAACGTGCGTCCGCCGCAGGCATGCGTGAAGTCGGACTTCCCTACAGCGGCAAGTTTGATTTCGCGCAGACTGTGATGTACTGGCCGATTAACCATATGGTCGCGCCGGCCAGCAAGTCCGTGACATGCGCTGAGTGTCACACGCGCCAAGGCGGGAGACTTGAGGGCCTGAACGATTTTTATATGCCGGGCCGCGATCGTGTGTTATGGATTGATCGGGCGGGAGCAGGACTTCTGGTGTTGACCATTCTCGGCATATTGGTTCACGGTACCGCACGCTTTATCGTATCGCGCAGACGGAACGGGGGACACTAAATGAAACGCGAATTAGTCTATCCGGTCTTTGAACGCTTTTGGCATTGGACGCAGGCCGCGCTGATTATTCTGTTAGGTGTCACAGGCTTCGAAATTCACGGTTCACTCCATTTCTTCGGGTTCCGGCAGGCGGTCAACATTCACTCTGTCGCAGCCATCGCATTTCTGATCCTGATCTGCTTCGCCGTGTTCTGGCATTTAACCAGCGGTGCGTGGCGACAGTATCTTCCCACATCCACTAACATCAGGGCGCAAGTGGACTATTACGTAACGGGCATTTTCCGCGGCGCTCCGCATCCGACGAAGAGAAGCGTGCTGAGCAAGCTCAACCCTTTGCAGAAACTCGTCTATGCCGGGCTGAAGGTCCTGGTCATTCCCCTGATGGTCACGACCGGTCTTATCTACATGTTCTATCGCTATCCGCAGCAATATGAAGTCATCAGTCTGAATATTGAAGGGCTGTCTGTGGTGGCGGCAATTCATACGCTTGGTGCGTTCCTCTTGGTCACATTTCTGATTGCACACCTCTACTTGACGACCACCGGCACCACGCCCACTGCAAACCTCAAGGCCATGGTCACAGGCTACGAAGACCTGCCCGACGAGCAGGCCGTCGCACACGAACGAAATCTCCTGCTAAAAACGGAAACGGTTAGCTGATGGAACACCGTACAACCAAATACATGAACCCGTATCTGGCAGGTTTCCTGCTCGGACTGGTTCTCTTAGGAAGCATCTTCATTACGGGGCGTGGACTCGGTGCCAGCGGCGCAATCAAGG includes these proteins:
- a CDS encoding 4Fe-4S dicluster domain-containing protein, which produces MSEPTTPSVEIAPHLCKACLRCIEVCKPGVIETNLERAFNELGYQWVEYKGDGCTGCGACFYACPEPGAIIVFKKGSAA
- the vorB gene encoding 3-methyl-2-oxobutanoate dehydrogenase subunit VorB, which produces MELIKANEAVVKAAILAGCTQYYGYPITPASEVAMAAAKYLPKIGGTFLQAESEVAAINMVYGAAGAGARVMTASSGPGISLKQEGISYIAAAELPCVIVDVMRAGPGLGNIWPEQGDYMQVVHGGGHGNYKTLVFLPNCAQEMADLTILAFELADKYRIPAYILTDAYIGQMMEPVEFPTKTVHPPRKDWALYADHESKEHLISSIHMSTEDLEKHNLHLQAKYAEIEANEVRYQEIEVDDAELVMIGYGFISRLLQSVLETLREEGHKVGLLRPITAFPFPSVRIEELADRGKAFLNVELSNGQMLRDVQLAVGRKTPVHFYNRMGGMVPSVEELTNVARRYLTK
- a CDS encoding 2-oxoacid:acceptor oxidoreductase family protein is translated as MSQQVLEKPHSFYDKFERKGGPQKTTHYCPGCGHGNVHKLIAETIDEMGLADNTVFVSPVGCSVFAYYYFDVGNIQAAHGRAPAVGTGVKRTRHNSIVISYQGDGDLASIGTAEIIHAANRGEQMTVFFINNGIYGMTGGQMAATSLLGQKTATTPYGRTVENEGYPIHMAEVIATLEAPVFVARTHLADLKGIMNTRKCVRKAVEAQVKGKGFTFVEILSPCPTGWKMDTQTACEYILSQMLPVFPDKVFKDVIAERESYFRENIELTDEQILETLELGQLGEPFPYVKDFVENFPTTKFKFAGFGGQGVLTAGAILAALGMQEHLKVSWIPSYGPEMRGGTANASVVLSTKPVGSPMVVKPDVLAVMNDPSMDAFEATVRPGGLMIVNNTIISRKAKRTDIDVLYMPLTGIADELGLKASANMVLLGAYLEYSKLLPVEHLKQIVPKGLKRKQLGEQNIVAVEAGAKWIRDNVKRKVAEPALA
- a CDS encoding NADP-dependent malic enzyme, translating into MSLAEDALEYHSREPKGKIEVIPTKPVETQYDLSLAYSPGVAEPCLRIEKNPELVSEYTARQNLVAVVSNGTAVLGLGNIGALAGKPVMEGKGVLFKRFAAVDVFDIEINSEDPEEVIRACQLLEPTFGAINLEDIAAPACFYIEETLKKTMGIPVFHDDQHGTAIISGAGLLNALKLVEKDIKQVKVVVNGAGASAIACAKMYISLGVNPANILMCDTKGTLRLDREDMAEGHKRYNPYKAAFARETSANTLAEAMVGADVFIGCSVGGVVKPEMVKSMAKQPIIFALANPDPEIAYRDAKEACPDAIVCTGRSDFPNQINNVLGFPAIFRGALDCHATQINEEMKMAASRALAELAMEDVPDYVSAAYGLDYLHFGREYVIPKPMDHRVLLRVAVAVARAAGESGVARKPIKDFAAYHNHLEKLLGSGRHVTRIFIDQARLNRKRIVLPEGSHPKVLRAAGLIVKEGIGYPLLIGDRDVIHEHAKELGISLAEMEILDPQRMTFPEVENLAGKLWDLRRRKGMTLMEARKLVRNPNYLGPMLLREGRADALVAGISQHYSDTVRPALQVLPKKPGVNHVAAMYALVFKNRNLYLADVGVNVELKTAEDLAEIAILSADTVRANFKSEPRVAMLSFSDFGNVPHEASRKVAEAVRIVRKLRPDIVIDGEMQADTALDESIIQTLYPFSTLKGGAANVLIFPDLNSGNIAFRLLTELSGATAIGPILMGMSHAVHILQPDCAVNDIVQMAAYAAVDARH
- a CDS encoding ArsR family transcriptional regulator — its product is MTHFDRLRDNLSSEFSKIGRVLSSPKRIEIIELLFQCPKSVETLAENTGMSLANTSQHLQVLRGAGMVEAQRSGTYMIYQLASPLVHELVSMVRQVAETHLADVDRALAKIREGTTDLENIDRTQLMQRAKEGKVIVLDVRPQDEYNAAHLPFAVSIPLAKLEKQLATLPRDQQIVAYCRGPYCLLAGEAVRLLKHKGFKATHIRDGVGEWKAHGLPLETGSEKGSEK
- a CDS encoding thioredoxin fold domain-containing protein encodes the protein MGLIEKLFGSSKGVKPLETSDETFETDVLNSDLPVMLDLWSPGCMPCQVLGGMLRELAPEYADRVKILKLNVSQNMQTAMKFQVRGVPTVLFFKKGKVVDQMVGLAPMDVLRQRLDRLAA
- a CDS encoding tetrathionate reductase family octaheme c-type cytochrome: MRRLLFSLALLSALIMLVINILPEPGGERTPHEILRAKHSVTRKPSVDHAKFSVLDGPFENPQDVTRVCISCHTERHIEVMQSSHWNWERIEYIEGKGIRKVGKKNILNNYCIGISGNEQACNRCHIGYGYGDASFDFKNPYNVDCLACHDQSNLYMKAGAGMPDPNVDLAKVAKDVGAPTRTNCGTCHFFGGGGNNVKHGDLEMALFEPSREMDVHMAVDGVNMQCVACHTAEQHQMLGKLYSVSSMNRDRVSCETCHGGLPHADKVLNNHTLKVSCQTCHIPTYAKDHPTKLQWDWSTAGQLQDGKPFSQVDDQLGVETYMSTKGSFVWGKNIKPEYAWFNGTASHYLLGDTFDPADTLQMNSLRGSYDDPDAKVVPVKIHRAKQIYDVEHNYLIQPKTVTNHPGDSAFWREFDWQRASAAGMREVGLPYSGKFDFAQTVMYWPINHMVAPASKSVTCAECHTRQGGRLEGLNDFYMPGRDRVLWIDRAGAGLLVLTILGILVHGTARFIVSRRRNGGH
- a CDS encoding cytochrome b/b6 domain-containing protein, whose translation is MKRELVYPVFERFWHWTQAALIILLGVTGFEIHGSLHFFGFRQAVNIHSVAAIAFLILICFAVFWHLTSGAWRQYLPTSTNIRAQVDYYVTGIFRGAPHPTKRSVLSKLNPLQKLVYAGLKVLVIPLMVTTGLIYMFYRYPQQYEVISLNIEGLSVVAAIHTLGAFLLVTFLIAHLYLTTTGTTPTANLKAMVTGYEDLPDEQAVAHERNLLLKTETVS